The Ziziphus jujuba cultivar Dongzao chromosome 7, ASM3175591v1 genome includes a region encoding these proteins:
- the LOC107423994 gene encoding pentatricopeptide repeat-containing protein At3g53700, chloroplastic, with product MAFSFSLKCYPWSHNPIYLFSSSVSQHHELRLPIHSSLSPIPSPSHNLPPDFTSSQLLHTLRRQHDESSALRIFQWASRQPNFVPSSYVYEELLRKLAKVGSFESMRGVLEEMKLAGCKISGGTFLIFVESYSKFDLHDEILGILEVMENEFGVKPDTHFFNFLLNVLVDGNKLKLVETAHSGMVIRGIKPDVSTFNILIKALCRAHQIRPAILMMEEMSSYGLTPDETTFTTLMQGYIEEGDTTGALRINDQMVQYGCPCTNITVNVLINGFCKEGRIEEALSFLQGMANDGFLPDQFTYNTLVNGLCRAGHVKHALEIMDVILQRGFDLDIFSYNSLISGLCKLGEVEEAVEILEQMVSRDCPPNTVTYNTLISTLCKDNQVTEATELARVLTSKGILPDVCTFNSLIQGLCMTGNYKFALELFEEMKHKGCQPDEFTYNMLIDSYCSRGRLKDALNLLKEMESSGCARNVVVYNTLIDGLCKSKRIEEAEQIFDQMELQGISRNSVTYNTLIDGLCQNRRVEEASQLMDQMIMEGLKPDKFTYNSLLTYFCRTGDIKKAADIVQTMTSNGCEPDIVTYGTIIGGLCKAGRVEAASRLLRTVQMKGMVLTPQAYNPVIQALFKRKRTKEAMRLFREMVEKADPPDAISHKIVYRGLCNGGGPIGEAVDFMVEMIEKGFLPEFSSFVMLAEGLCALSMEDTLIKLVDIVMEKAKLSDDEVSMVSGFLKINKFRDALATLGGILDSRKPRKAYFPR from the coding sequence ATCTTCCAGTGGGCTTCCAGGCAGCCCAATTTTGTACCCAGTTCCTACGTTTACGAGGAGCTTCTTCGCAAGCTTGCAAAGGTTGGCTCTTTCGAATCCATGAGAGGTGTTTTGGAGGAGATGAAGCTTGCGGGTTGCAAAATAAGCGGAGGTACTTTCTTGATTTTTGTCGAGAGCTACTCTAAGTTTGATTTACATGATGAAATCCTTGGTATTTTGGAGGTTATGGAAAATGAGTTCGGCGTGAAACCCGACACGCATTTCTTTAACTTCTTGTTGAATGTCCTTGTTGATGGGAACAAGCTCAAACTCGTAGAAACTGCGCATTCCGGCATGGTTATTAGAGGAATCAAGCCGGATGTTTCCACGTTTAATATATTGATAAAGGCTCTGTGCAGAGCTCATCAAATTAGACCTGCCATTTTGATGATGGAAGAGATGTCTAGCTATGGCTTAACACCAGATGAGACAACATTTACGACACTAATGCAGGGTTATATTGAGGAAGGAGATACAACCGGcgcattaagaattaatgaccAGATGGTGCAATATGGCTGTCCATGTACCAATATCACCGTTAATGTTTTGATTAATGGGTTTTGCAAAGAGGGTAGAATTGAGGAAGCCTTGAGTTTCTTACAAGGGATGGCTAATGATGGTTTCCTTCCCGATCAGTTTACATACAACACTTTGGTTAATGGTCTGTGCAGGGCAGGGCATGTAAAGCATGCTTTAGAGATTATGGATGTCATCCTTCAGCGAGGATTCGATCTTGACATTTTTTCTTATAACTCATTGATTTCTGGACTGTGTAAATTGGGTGAAGTTGAAGAGGCAGTGGAAATTCTGGAACAAATGGTTTCAAGGGATTGCCCACCAAATACTGTCACCTATAACACTCTGATTAGCACCTTGTGCAAGGACAACCAAGTTACAGAGGCGACTGAACTCGCACGTGTTCTTACGAGCAAGGGAATTTTACCTGATGTTTGCACGTTCAATTCTCTGATTCAAGGTCTCTGCATGACCGGTAATTACAAGTTTGCATTGGAACTGTTTGAGGAAATGAAGCATAAAGGGTGCCAACCTGATGAGTTTACTTACAATATGTTAATTGACAGCTACTGTTCTAGAGGGAGACTAAAGGATGCTCTGAACCTGCTGAAAGAAATGGAGTCAAGTGGCTGTGCACGGAATGTAGTTGTATACAATACTCTGATTGATGGGTTGTGCAAAAGCAAAAGGATTGAAGAAGCGGAGCAGATTTTTGATCAGATGGAACTCCAGGGGATTTCAAGAAATTCAGTGACTTACAACACCCTCATTGATGGCCTTTGTCAGAACAGAAGGGTGGAGGAAGCTTCTCAGCTCATGGACCAGATGATAATGGAAGGCTTGAAGCCAGACAAGTTCACATACAATTCCCTTCTTACATACTTCTGCAGGACTGGGGATATAAAAAAGGCAGCAGATATTGTTCAGACTATGACTTCAAATGGATGTGAACCGGACATTGTCACATATGGGACCATAATTGGGGGGCTGTGTAAAGCAGGTAGAGTTGAGGCTGCAAGTAGGCTCCTCAGAACTGTTCAGATGAAAGGAATGGTCTTGACTCCGCAGGCTTATAACCCTGTTATACAAGCACTTTTCAAGCGGAAGAGAACAAAAGAGGCCATGAGGCTTTTTAGAGAAATGGTAGAGAAAGCTGATCCTCCAGATGCTATATCACATAAGATTGTCTACCGTGGGCTATGTAATGGAGGAGGACCAATAGGAGAAGCTGTTGATTTTATGGTtgaaatgatagagaaaggatttCTACCGGAATTCTCATCATTTGTTATGCTGGCTGAAGGACTTTGTGCTTTGTCCATGGAGGACACCCTCATCAAGCTTGTTGACATAGTCATGGAGAAAGCGAAGTTATCAGACGATGAAGTTTCCATGGTAAGTGGTTTTctcaaaatcaataaatttcGTGATGCATTGGCCACTCTTGGTGGTATTCTTGATAGCAGAAAGCCCAGAAAAGCTTACTTCCCACGATGA